In Microbacterium cremeum, a genomic segment contains:
- a CDS encoding MraY family glycosyltransferase has translation MKQYVFTILLTAAVTFVLSWVVWRVSLRYKLYPGIRDRDVHTTPTPRLGGIAMFLGVLAAFAVSAQHPFFAIIWSNPQQIYALLGAALIIVVIGVLDDLWDLDWMIKLGAQFLAAGVIAWFGQLQIYTLPVGGMTIFSSWVSFTLTVFAIVVAMNAVNFIDGLDGLVAGVCLIANAVFFAYSYMVFRDTGASNYFNLSSFIAAVLIGACIGFLPMNWSPAKLFMGDAGALMLGLLMACSAISITGNFDPAMLGDNDQFGRSQLLGAFIPILLPVVVVLLPLLDFGLAVVRRMSRGKSPFSPDRKHLHHRMLDMGHSDRDAVLIFYAWTALVSLSVLLMYIGTTLEWPGDYLFGVVYGVVGVAACLVVTLPPARRASAAHAAPAAAPERAPDPEPSPENAR, from the coding sequence GTGAAGCAGTACGTCTTCACGATCCTGCTGACCGCGGCCGTCACCTTCGTCCTGTCGTGGGTCGTCTGGCGCGTCAGCCTGAGATACAAGCTGTACCCCGGCATCCGCGATCGCGACGTGCACACGACGCCCACGCCCCGGCTGGGCGGGATCGCGATGTTCCTCGGCGTGCTGGCGGCGTTCGCCGTCTCGGCGCAGCATCCGTTCTTCGCCATCATCTGGTCCAATCCGCAGCAGATCTACGCGCTGCTGGGCGCCGCGCTGATCATCGTCGTGATCGGCGTGCTCGATGACCTGTGGGACCTCGACTGGATGATCAAGCTCGGCGCGCAGTTCCTCGCCGCAGGCGTCATCGCGTGGTTCGGCCAGCTGCAGATCTACACGCTGCCGGTGGGCGGCATGACGATCTTCTCGAGCTGGGTGAGCTTCACGCTCACGGTGTTCGCGATCGTCGTCGCCATGAACGCGGTCAACTTCATCGACGGTCTCGACGGACTCGTCGCCGGCGTGTGCCTCATCGCGAACGCGGTGTTCTTCGCATACTCCTACATGGTGTTCCGTGACACCGGGGCCAGCAACTACTTCAATCTGTCGTCGTTCATCGCCGCCGTGCTCATCGGCGCGTGCATCGGCTTCCTGCCGATGAACTGGAGCCCGGCGAAGCTGTTCATGGGCGACGCCGGCGCCCTCATGCTGGGCCTGCTGATGGCATGCTCGGCGATCTCGATCACCGGCAACTTCGACCCCGCCATGCTCGGCGACAACGACCAGTTCGGCCGCTCGCAGCTCCTCGGTGCGTTCATCCCGATCCTGCTGCCGGTCGTGGTCGTGCTGCTCCCGCTGCTGGACTTCGGCCTGGCCGTGGTGCGGCGCATGAGCCGGGGGAAGTCGCCGTTCTCGCCCGACCGCAAGCACCTGCACCATCGCATGCTCGACATGGGCCACTCCGACCGCGACGCGGTGCTGATCTTCTACGCCTGGACGGCGCTGGTGAGCCTGTCGGTGCTGCTGATGTACATCGGCACGACCCTCGAATGGCCGGGGGACTACCTCTTCGGCGTGGTGTACGGCGTCGTCGGCGTGGCCGCATGCCTCGTCGTCACGCTGCCGCCCGCACGCCGCGCTTCCGCGGCGCACGCCGCTCCCGCGGCCGCGCCGGAGCGCGCGCCCGACCCCGAACCCTCCCCGGAGAACGCCCGATGA
- a CDS encoding L-threonylcarbamoyladenylate synthase — MSPIFDCRDEAELLTGMRQARQAIGRGDLVVIPTDTVYGVAADAFNAAAVARLLAAKGRGRQSPPPVLVAGLATLRALVAEVPEPVERLVEEFWPGGLTIVLPAQPSLSWDLGDTRGTVAVRMPAHRLALELLEETGPLAVSSANLTGMAAGITAEDAQEMLRDSVAVYLSDGPSKTGVASTIVDATSLVGGAEPQVRVLREGAVDRARLREVLGDLLEPDPGAETDAGGEPATSVTEEAAPPAEPDRP, encoded by the coding sequence ATGTCCCCCATCTTCGACTGCCGTGACGAGGCTGAGCTGCTCACCGGCATGCGCCAGGCGCGCCAGGCCATCGGTCGCGGCGACCTCGTGGTCATCCCGACCGACACCGTCTACGGCGTCGCCGCCGACGCGTTCAACGCGGCGGCGGTCGCGCGCCTGCTCGCTGCGAAAGGACGGGGTCGGCAGTCGCCGCCGCCCGTGCTGGTGGCCGGGCTCGCCACGCTGCGCGCGCTCGTGGCCGAAGTGCCCGAGCCCGTCGAGCGGCTGGTCGAGGAGTTCTGGCCGGGCGGGCTGACCATCGTCCTCCCCGCGCAGCCGTCGCTGTCGTGGGACCTCGGCGACACCCGCGGCACGGTCGCGGTGCGGATGCCGGCGCACCGCCTCGCCCTCGAGCTGCTCGAAGAGACCGGGCCACTCGCCGTCTCGAGCGCGAACCTCACCGGCATGGCCGCCGGGATCACGGCGGAGGATGCGCAGGAGATGCTGCGCGACAGCGTCGCGGTGTACCTGAGCGACGGCCCGTCCAAGACCGGCGTCGCGTCGACGATCGTCGACGCGACGAGTCTCGTGGGCGGTGCGGAGCCGCAGGTGCGCGTGCTGCGCGAGGGCGCGGTCGACCGCGCCCGGCTGCGGGAGGTGCTCGGCGACCTGCTCGAGCCCGATCCCGGCGCCGAGACCGACGCGGGCGGCGAGCCGGCGACGTCCGTCACGGAGGAGGCCGCTCCGCCCGCGGAGCCGGACCGCCCGTGA